The genomic DNA CCTGAGGAATTGAGGCAAACACACCCATCATAAATACACAGACATAAATAATGCACATATGTGCAAattaaagcaaacacatttgcacagaTCCAAACGCCCCTTCGTTTACATTCAAATACACCAGTGGTATGACGGCTCCCTTCCTCACAAACAACAGACAACTGGTATATGAACTGACACGGACAGATGCATACCAGTCTGGGCAGGGCCATGCCAGTaacagaacagaccagtttGACCGTCTGGCCATAGTGAATATAGCCATCACGCACAGCAAACTCCTCTCCTTCAGACTCCTCGTCAtccactaaaaaaaaatgacacagacCACAACAGTCATTAAAACTCCGTCTCTGCTTTTATGCAGtttatgtgtttttgcttttatgcAGGTCAGGTGTTTAAAATCAATAGAAATGGCAACCAAGGACAAGACAGGATcgaataaaatgtaaaaaaaaacagaaaaagaaccGATAAAGAGAATTTGTGACTTACAGAGATGGATGTAAAAGGCACCCCATTGTTGGGAGCTAGCAAGAAAGTTTCCCCCTTCCACATGTAGATATCTGGTACTAACTGTCTGGGAACGCAGGCGGTTAAACAACGCCACCTTAGTTCCTGAAGCTATACACACtggggagagaagaaaaacagtaagACACAAAGAGGATCTTTAAATGAACtagtgtatgtgtttgtgtgtgtggcacatcCTTCAACTCACAATCCGCATTTTTCAAGGACTGTTTCTTCTTGGAGGGCTTGGAGATGACCTTGATCCTCTTGCTGAGGAAGACTCCTATGTTTGCGCTGTTGCCGTACAACATCTTCACTGACAGCATGAAGTGTTTCCTTTTATCTGAGTCGCTGATGTACAGCGTCTTAGCTGTGCAGAAGTGCTAAAGCATGGAAGAGGATTCATGTTAGGGGGTTTTGTGTGCGTCTTTGTTCGTCTCcctttcactgttttcttcatCAGTGGATTTGGTGCAATAGGAAAACATGAGCAAGAACATCAGCTGCAGCACGGACACAGTTAACGGGGttttgcagcagcaaacagaggATATGGTCAAACTGCAAAACAAGCAACTGTACATTTCATGCTGTGGTTACTTTGCATGGTTTATCAGTAGTAAGGCAGAGCAAAAAGTACCTTGTCGTGTGTGCAGTACTGTGATATTATAAAATGCCTACCCACCTTCCCCTCCAGATTGAGCTGCTGCATCTCCTGCTCACTGTTGCCTATCCCAATGAAAGCACATGGCTGGGCCTCCTGCTCTGTACAACCCTCCTTCTCCATTTTCTCTAACTTCTTCTTCCAGCCACTGCCCATTAGATACACACATGGTGGAGGGCAGAAAAACCTAATCCACATAAACAGAGgtcaaaaaacatggcagagtTCCAATGCATCTGTTTTTAACTATACATTTctccatgaaacacacacattcagtgtatACAGCTTTCCACAGTCCCACACAAACCTTTTTTCATTGCCATATGACTTTTGTGCAACTTTTGCATGTAGTATGAGCACTGTTTGATCATCTCTCCCCTTCAAGTAGTTCCTCATAGCCTCCCTGAAACAGGGGGAAACGTGTTAAAACAGCCCAGCACAATTTGTTCCAAAATCAACTTAAATCGAGTCCTTTTCATTTAGCGTGCAGCACCAATTTAAACGTTTCCCTCTACCTTGTCAAACGCTGAGGCTGCGGTCCCTCACCAAACttcctgcaaaacaaaaacatcagggTGCTAAGTGTTTACACGTGGTTTCGGTGGTGTGGTGATGGAGCAGAGACAGACCAAAGAAAACACTAAGGTGAAAAAACTAATAGACAAGTGCACAATGTCAGTGACATCTGTAATGCAGAGGTAATGTAATGTGCTGTAATAACTCTCAGATCAACGTGTAAGATCACAGATTCATACTTGGTAAATGGTTTGCCTCTGATTCTTGGCTGTTTTTACACTTAAAAcacaataatgtaataatgtagtTTATCATTACACTGGTACAGTAACACTATGAACTCAGTCTCTTTTTGATGTGGAAAAACTTAAACCAATAGATGTATGCTGAGAACGATGCTTCACTAAAGTAGCCACACTGTGCTGTAACTATAGCAACTGGTATCACATTAATGTACAGATATGAGTGACTTTAGTTTGGAGACATTACATTGATGCTGTAAACAACTTGTTGAAACAGAGAATAAATGGGCACAGGAGAGAAAGTTAAGGGAAACTGCAAAACTGCTGAGTCACAAAAACTTTCTGCAATAGTCTGAAACAGAGTCAATATTGTAGGACATCTCAACAAATGGCAGAGGAACCAGGCGACAGTCCGAAGAATAGTTTTGCACAACTGAGCCACAAAGTAGCTCTGTGTGGGGTAAGCTCAGGCGGACAGTACTGACACCAAAAACAACTCCACAAAAACACTACTGACTGGCAACGCTTCgtcacaggaaaacaaaactttttgtacAACATCATGCTTTAAATTTCAGCACTTACCCCGTAACAACGGGCGCCATCTTCCAAATAAACCccctgaaaaaaagaagaagaaaaaacacagtccAACAATCGCGAGATCCCTCCCCCAGCCCCTTCACCGAGGCCGACAACAGAGGAGGCAGactggagggggagagagagagagagagagaggggaggggggggcgaCGGAcggagaagagggggagggagtgGCGACGGACGGGGGGCAGACGCCAAAACAACAGGCGTGGGAAAGTTACAAAATCACGCGAGAACTGGAAAACTCTCACAATAGACATGAATGAAGACGGGGCGATTATATCGCGAGATGCGAATCGACTCTAACaacttggctttttttttttttttcacaaggcACCATCGCTGTAACTCGATTCCCACGCCTTATTGAGCAATAAAACAAAGTACACCTCTCTGCGTTGAAgagctgtaaacacagcctGAAAGTGACTAAGTAATGCGAACTGTAACACTGGAAACATACAGTGTATTCATCTATATGTTCTTCACATGAGCTTTATAAAGAATAGTTGTTATTCTTACAGGAACATCAGAACTGTGTGTCCTCTACCTTAAAGACCTAAAGactgatcagaaaaaaaaatattacaacatttaaaatcactctcaaactcaaacagcaaaatcaaaatttattacataaaattattttcaaatggcaaatataaaaaataaatgtataaaagttAACAAAATTAATTCCATCAATTTAGACAGTAAGATGTGAACAATTATTCTAAAATCTCTTACAGCATTTGGATATTCTGCAAAttgattttacaaaatgtgTTAAGTAATAAGTATACTGACTAATGAAAAAGTAGAGGAGGCCACATTCATACAGTTTTGTAGGAATAGTGGCGACACAGTTTTATGGCGAAATAAGACAGCATCAAATTGAGATTTTCAGATCTCACAATTATACCAATGTACATCGAGAACAGAAACAGCAACTGAAAAATAGCAAACTTTTGGCAAGAGAAAGGCAAATAATAGCGCAGCGTTATACGTCACAAACCACTGGACACATGCCAAGCGAGTGAGCAGTGTCcaaagggggggggcaggggatTGCAAATGGAAAACACTTGCACCTGAACAAACCTACAGACTCACAGTAATAAATGATGATTAAGCCTACACAGATTAACAGTTAACTAATGTTTAACCTTCATATTTTAAAACCTCTGTATACGATTTCCCCTTGTTTAAATATCACTTTCATCCTCCAATCTGTAGAGAAAGGTCACAATGCATTACTGTCTCCTTCTGCTCTGGAAGAGTCACTTTCACACTTCAGTTTTCAGAGCAATGTGACAGCACTTGAGATGGAAGCAGGGGTTCTCCCAAGAGGAAGTCAACAAGGGCTTGTTAAACCACATGCTGTAGTCTATGGTGCAAGACGATGATGTCTATCACACATAGTCAAACAGCAGAATAACAATGTTAGTCTGCTATTCTTGGACAAAATCTTCCTGAGTCAGTTAAGATATTTGGCAGGGGTCAGCTGCTTCATATCTAAAGGTCTTTGGAAGAAGTCTTTAAACATTTATGGTCCTATAAAGTAGTGCctaaagatttttaaaaaatgttaaaacaaaaaagaggtGGCGCTTGAAAGTGGAGAGCCATATATgttcagagacagagacaaaataaatcagccTCCTCTTTCCTGCTCTGCAGGTTTTCAGATTTTAACTCCAGCAGTTCTGATGCAAACAATGCCCTCCGGTATTGTTGTCTGAACATCCCATCAGTTATGGTCTCCACTTCTAAATCTTCCAGAAGATCTTCTTCCTGTAGAGCACGTAGGAGATGAAGACCCAACAGGAAGTAGCCACGAGGTTCTGGGTGAGGTGCTCAGCGTGGGATTGACTGTTGGCCATGCGCCAGCGGAAGGGGAAGTACTCCTCAAATATTTCGTGGCCCACGTACACGAGGATAGAGTTCATACCTGGAATTATGAGTGAAGCAAAGGTCACAGTTATAGAGATGATCACACTCATAGTCCAGCTCTAAAAGAAGAATTTGAAATTGGtaaatcttgtgtttttatcctAACAGACAGATCATGGCAGACATTAGTTCAGTCTTGAGActtgtaataataatgtataattacTAATATCTCCACAAATACCGGACCTCTGTATCCATATCAAACTTTATAAAAACTCCTGTAACTAGCTTGAGCTGTACTCGTTTAAagtcaaaaacaacaactgaatGGCAGGTATGTGACCATGCAATGGTCTTTGCTCACCAGGGTAGTAGAAAGGTGCTCCAGACCACCACTTCTTCACATCCACTGCATAGTAGACCAGCACTAGCAGCACATATGCAAAACAGGCCAGTGTTGTCACATAGGACAGAGACCTAGAGGTGACATACGCAGACACATGCAGCATTGTTAAAGACATATCCCTGTGTGTTTGGGCACCTTTCATTTGCTTGGAGAGTTTccattaatatataaatataaatataaatataaaagacacaGCAAGTCCACGCCAGTAATTTGAAGCCCATTATTAACAGGGGCTTGTGCTGCCTGTGTCAATGATCGGATGCACTGGGATGGGTGACCAGCTTGGCCTTGAGCTTAAAGTTTAAGCTCATTACACTTTTGACTTGGACAgtatttttgtgaaatatctATCTGATGAACATTTAGGACTTTAGAGGTAGCTGGTTAGGAAAGACAGCAAATGTGGTAAACATGGACAGTACTGGAAATTTGTTATTATACAATATGAGTGTGAAGTTGGACAGGGCTTCAAATAGTGTctatttaaatgattaaaaaaccAAGTGAGGATAAGAATGCACCAAAAGTACAAAACATGCATGAAACAAAAGACCTAGTGAAAAGTCCCATGTTATGCAAATTTTTCATTGCTCAGTACTTGTTTTGGTGGTCCTACTTGatcaggtttacatggtttaatgttaaaaaaacaacaaccattATTTTACTTATACCAGACATGGTTGGTACaactgttttcagcctctgtcttcaCACTCTGTTTTAGCAGAAAAGAACAGTCTGCATGTTCTGCTTTTGCCTTCAACATCTTCATGTGAacaggagctggtgttagtgaggaaacaATGatggtggacagcgaggtgaattcaggaggttttcagtgggcgggaacagcctgctgaggggctggaCACGGTCacgtgatcaacagatccccttatgacattATAAGGGGGGACAAATCTGAACGGTGTATTTCctcaaacatttactgaaagaaagagcaggagaagaagagggaggaaggtcttttctcagagtctgatggtctctagacacaccagggacacatttatgttgaaaagacattaaagagcattttgcataatatgggagcTTTAACATGAAGTTATCAGACAGGGTGGTACCAACAGTACTTTTAAACTGCCCATTCCTTGCAGCTACTTCCCCAAACAGATACCAAAAAGCAATGGTTTCATCTGAGAGTGCAGAAAAGCAAATCTCACCATAGGTTCTTGTTGACAGGAATGAAGCCCTGGTCCGTGGAACACTTGGTCAGGACTGCTGATATGACTCCCTGTGTGTTACAAGAGACTTTATTATTCACACAGCAAAAGGGTCATGAAATAAATGTGCAGAATAAAATTCACAAAcctatttaaataaaaaaatgactcatttaaTATAGTTAGAAGTAACAATAAATTGATACGTGTGTGCACATACTGCAGAGGCATAAGATGTGATATAACAAGTTAATGTGCTTACCAGGAAGAGTCCCCATATAAGAAACCTTGACATAATACTTCTGTGGAGATCTCTGTAGTGTAAGATTATTTTTCCTGCCTGgggacaattaaaaaaatacatttaaaacatgtattgtcatcatcatcatcattattactcattttaacatctgaaatgtgaataaaagaaagagacaagaaAGCTAAAGAAccagataaaaacacattacaaacCTGTAATCCAAGAAAAGCCATGAGGATAGAGTTGATACTGCCGAGAACACCCTCTGGATCATACGCCATATGAGTTGCATAAATCACCTTCATTCAAACGGAAATAGAATTGGATTTTTGTAAATATACTTAAGCTCAGACACATTGTATCAGCTCTAATGTGAGCGTGGTTGTGGTTCGTAGGACTATATCTGAGAGAAACCTGATATGTAAATTCTAGCTTAACATCCATTGTTATAAAAAGACTAAATGCGACTACTGCTGGTATATTTGGGTTGTTTTGCTGGTCACTAACCCGTGACGAGGGATTCTGGTAGATGTGGTTTTCTCCAAGCAGCCAGCGGTCAATAGCACCAGCTGCACCACCAGTGCAGTTAGCATACAGGCCCATGTCCCCAATCCCACCTGGACCCAGATAGCCTCTGTTCAGGAGAGAGGGGTGAAGTCAGTGTTGTCAATCAGTGTAGGAAAAAGGGCATCAAAAGCAAGGCTAAGGtttaaaagcaaacatgaatgtAAAGATTTTAAGGGATTTAATTTATCCTGATTTAGATTTTGGCTCAGCTTATTTTCCCGCTTCTAAATGattttttatcaattaattTATGATACATTACTATTAAAGCATAGTGTGATCAGACAGAGCTGCCACTGAGTTTCATACAAATGCAAAGGACCAAAGACACATAAATACTTTTCAGCAGTGGACAAAACCTTGTTGCTTGTTGCGCATTTTCTTTATTACAAGATTAcaacaagacacacaaacatgtgctgTTTGACTCACGTTGGGCAGTCTGGTACAGGAAGTAGAAAAGTGAAGCAGAGCCAGGCGATTTCTAAGAGGAGCACACACAGCCAGGCCGGCCAGTACAGCAAGATGTCAAGGCCAGGGGACCAACAGGCATCctgaaaaacataaacactCCTCAATCAAACACTATTGTTCtcctttaaaatgcatttagcACAAATGCATTCATGACGGACAGATAAACATGGAATAACATCAGAATTAATTCATGCTTTTATGTATCCGGAGTAGATATGGCAATTTCATTTTAGGCAACTCTTGTAGCAGTTCAACACCAGTTACAAAGAAGAAGTGTAAAATGGAGCTGATGGCTGACCGTCGTAAGGATGTCAAGATGACCTCTTGCCACCAACAGATCCAGGCAGGCCACAACTAGGTATGACCAGGACAGGCGCTGCAACACCCCAGGGATCCGCAGGTTGTCCCAGGATACTGTGGAATGGATGAGGGTGGAGCCATGAGCACACAACAGCCAGGAAGTCCAACAAGTCCACAGTGTGCACTAGTTTTAAAGATCATGGTCTATTCATCATTTCTAATGTCATagtcaacataaaaaaaaaggtttttacacTCACATGGTCCTTGGCAGTAGTTTGGGTTGATGATGAAGACACCGATGATGAAGAGCTGCAGGCTCCTCCACACAACTTTCCCCAGCAGTGAGGTGCGAGTGGAGCCTGCGCGAAGCAGGGAGTTGACTGACAGAGCGATGGATGTCCCCATTATAAACACAAACCTGGTGGAGGGAGTACAAAGTGTgaaaaaatgagacaaaaagaggagaaacaggaaaCTGAAACAAGGTCCATTCAAATTATGAGCCTTGTTTTTACACAGGAACAAGGGAACAATAtggttttattggtttattcaattttctttttagtgATAAGTGATATTTTAGCATGGAGTCCATTTTCAAATCCAATTGCCAtgaagttaaagttaaaaatctTTATTGCCTGTTAAAACATTTCGGTTTATGGACAGAGTTAgcaaaaaacccacaaaaaaaaacccacttaaAAATATATGActccaacacaaaaaaaacacaaactgtagcAACATATACAACAAAGTGGCAAAGACCATTTTGTCAGAGCAACAGAGGATGTAATATCAATATCAGATCATACAATCAAGATgcaataaatagaaaatgattataatacatttattttatgtgcAATGTCCATAATGTAAATGAATCTGCAGTACGTGTTGGAGGTGTGTTGGAGTGGATATTTTTAAGTgcgttttttatttttttctaactcTGTCCGTAAACCGAAATTTTCTAAAAAGCAATTTTAACTTGCTTCATGGCAACTGGATTTGAAAATGGACTCTACGCTAAAATATCACTTAAAAGAAAATTGAATAAACCAATAGACCAAAAGAAAAAGCCTTATCGTTCCCTTGTTCCTGTGTAAAAACAAGGCTCGTAATTTGAATGGACCTTGTTATGCCAGAGGAACTCTGAAGAAGAAAATTTAAACTGAACTCACCAAGGGAAGACGAGGTCTGCAACAGTCAGGCCTGGAAGGAGACAAATGGGAAACACAGACTTCAATATCAACTATAATACCAAGGTCGATATCTGATCAATGTTAGACATGGTTAAAAAAAGCAGAACCAGTTAAGGCTCACCATTCCAGCTTGAGTGTCTAAAGAACCAGTATCGTCCCCCTCCATAGTTCACAAACACCATAATGACTAAGGAGATTCTgacagaaaatggagaaaatgcaTCAATgagaaaacaccaaacaaagCAAGCCAAGTTACACGGCTATGTTTGTTTCAAACGACGCATCAAAgttcagagaaaacagaaacatgtgatAAATGGTTTACTttaggagggaaaaaaaaaaaaacagaaaaaatgccGCAAATTCAAGGCAGCAGATCCATGTTAATATTATCAGTAAGGACTCATTAATGAGTGACTATTCCAGTGTCCGCAGCCAAAACGTCACACAGCAGAAGAATCACATGCTACAATATATAATGGCAGACCGGGCCGAGTCGTAACTCAGTTAATATCTTTATTGGGGCAAGCTGAGCTGCAGGGGTGAGGGAGGGTGAGCCTACCCCCTGAATGTGTCCAGAGATCGCAGCCTCTTGCTGGGGCTGGGTGGTGGAGGGAGGATGTTGTCAGTAACTGGTGCCACTGGCCTGCCAGGGGAGCCCAGCTCCTAAATGATGAGCATTAGAAATCAACACTGCTCAGTAGGAAGCGTACACACTTAAGCACACAGAGTTACATTTGGCAAATACTTTATAATACAAATCCTAAGAAATAAAAGGTATTTGGTTATATATTTGACTGTAGTTATTGTGCTGTCTTGACTAAATACTGCTGTACAGTTTGTGGTTGGAGGAACGCCTTCTGCACAAACACTCACCGAGTTGATgagcctctctgtctccatggAGCCAGCAATTCGGAAGAGGATACCCTTTACAACATCAAGCCTGGACAAGAAGTAATCAATCTGATTAGGAGTAATTCTACAATACACACAAGCTCACATTTCACACTAGAAGCGCACACTCTCTGTGGCAAGAGCCACAGCACTGCTACAAACACCTCAACAAAACATGGAGATcgaattcatttaaaatatcataAGTAAAGGTGGTCTTGTTTGTATATGTACACTAAACTGTGCGGCTTTTTGTTTTCGGTAtcaaaataatcacaacacTACTTTGGAATTTACTGAATAAATAGAaaccaaatattaaagttaCCCTAATATTGCTTTTCCAATTGCAGACACCAGAGCCAGTCCAGCAAAGATAAGAGAAGCGACCAGGATTGCTGCGTGGAGAGAGGCAGACATTATTTACATGTAGCATCTTCTTTGCATAGACCTATACCTATATATAGCATCAAACACTTGGCATATATaaaattcatttgtttatttttgtcaattcacaaaatgcaaagtgagcgaacagacgaaaaatctaaatcaaatcagtatttggtgtgaccaccctttgcaTTCAAAACGGCATCAGTTCTTctacacttgcacaaagtcaggcgttttgtaggatcatagatgtatgattaaccaattttaccaaacaggtgctaatgatcagtAATTTCaaatgtaggttgaaacacagtcattaagtTCTGTGTAGGAGGCTGAAAACTGGGCGAGgaaactctgctaccaaggtgaggttgtggaagacagtttcatgtcacaggtcatcgtggcaagactgagcacagcaacaagacacaaggtagttatactgcatcagcaaagtctctcccaggcaaaggAGGAGGTTCcctgcaagtttggggctgcattctgcaaatggagttggggatttggtcagagttaatgtgTCCTTAATGCTGAGAAATACgggcagatacttatccatcatgcaacaccatcagggaggcgtccgattggccccaaatttaatctgcagcaggacaacgaccgaaaacatacagccaatgtcattaggagcTATCATCAGTATAAAGAAGAACAAAGGGTCCTGGCCtgtgtggcccccacagagccctgatctcaacatcgtctagtctgtctgggatcacatgaagagacagaaggatctgaggcagccgacatccacagaagatctgtggttagttctccgAGATGTTTGGAGCAACCTTCCTGCCCAGTTCCTTGAAAAACCATGAGCAAGTGTACCAAGAggaattgatgctgttttgaagacaaagggtggtcacacattgatttgatttggatttttcttctgttcgctcacttcGCATTTcgtaaattgataaaaaataaacaattaaattgtATATGTTTGAAGGCATTCTTACTTTTTTGCACCATATTGTACGTCCATGACATACAAGCTTATGAATGCGACTCACGTATGTAGCTGTTAACAGGGTCTGCATCAGTCACTATGGAGCAGTTGACCACTGAGGAGTCATTCAGATTTTTCACCCACAGAGAGTAGTTCCCGTGCTCGCCAAAGTGGAATGGCAcgctggaaaataaaaatgagatgCTAGCCAGGCAGCAAAACCAGccagagtctgtctgtctgtctgtctgtctgtctgtctgtctgtctgtctgtctgtctgtctgtctgtctgctcataGTCATGACTATAATGACAATTTGTCATGTTTAATCAGTATTTGTGCTCCTCTACCTTTAACCTGTTTGAACTATGACAACCCTTTTGCACTCAGAGGAATTTGGGGATGTGGTTGCTTATCTGTTTGCCACTGAGAGCAGCCACATGGTTCCCATTAACAATATAGCATCATAACCATCATGACCAAAGTCAAAGGCAACTTCATCATTGAGCATCTGTATTTCAATCATCTCTCACCGCATCGATTTAACTGCAAAATTTTTCACTTCAGAGTTTCACATTGactttttattctatatatgCAAATGCTtttcacaataacacacaatcCTTGATAAAAAAGTGTAAGAAATTCTGCTGGGTGTCAAGTATGTCTGTTTAAGTGTTACATTTTTTCAGTCTGCGCCTCTAGCCCTAtgtgggattggctccagcccccccatgacccttaaggataagaaatatagacaatggatgaatggatggatggattttacaGTCTGCtttttgtgaaaatgtctttCCCTTTTATGCTGGATGGTTGGGCagtgaatattattttttaagatGTGCTGCAGCATTTCAACTGTGAGGT from Pempheris klunzingeri isolate RE-2024b chromosome 3, fPemKlu1.hap1, whole genome shotgun sequence includes the following:
- the LOC139225691 gene encoding recombining binding protein suppressor of hairless-like, whose protein sequence is MAPVVTGKFGEGPQPQRLTREAMRNYLKGRDDQTVLILHAKVAQKSYGNEKRFFCPPPCVYLMGSGWKKKLEKMEKEGCTEQEAQPCAFIGIGNSEQEMQQLNLEGKHFCTAKTLYISDSDKRKHFMLSVKMLYGNSANIGVFLSKRIKVISKPSKKKQSLKNADLCIASGTKVALFNRLRSQTVSTRYLHVEGGNFLASSQQWGAFYIHLLDDEESEGEEFAVRDGYIHYGQTVKLVCSVTGMALPRLVIRKVDKQTALMDADDPVSQLHKCAFYLKDTDRMYLCLSQERIIQFQATQCSKETNKEIINDGASWTIISTDKAEYTFYEGMGPVPTPVTPVPVVESLQLNGGGDVAMLELTGQNFTPNLRVWFGDVEADTMYRCGESVLCVVPDISAFREGWRWVRQPVQVPVTLVRNDGIIYSTALTFTYTPEPGPRPHCSAAGAILRSHSTSSSSPASSSSPSSLLGGLGDGHGAYSSSDSGMASGALTMSVLS
- the hgsnat gene encoding heparan-alpha-glucosaminide N-acetyltransferase isoform X2, producing MDTAFLTVNNELDTDLVVSWMSERCYQCLYQQLGVVHAGPSPGQPSSVDFVVSTQHEITVQLNSTPVNLELCTVPFHFGEHGNYSLWVKNLNDSSVVNCSIVTDADPVNSYIPILVASLIFAGLALVSAIGKAILGLDVVKGILFRIAGSMETERLINSELGSPGRPVAPVTDNILPPPPSPSKRLRSLDTFRGISLVIMVFVNYGGGRYWFFRHSSWNGLTVADLVFPWFVFIMGTSIALSVNSLLRAGSTRTSLLGKVVWRSLQLFIIGVFIINPNYCQGPLSWDNLRIPGVLQRLSWSYLVVACLDLLVARGHLDILTTDACWSPGLDILLYWPAWLCVLLLEIAWLCFTFLLPVPDCPTGYLGPGGIGDMGLYANCTGGAAGAIDRWLLGENHIYQNPSSRVIYATHMAYDPEGVLGSINSILMAFLGLQAGKIILHYRDLHRSIMSRFLIWGLFLGVISAVLTKCSTDQGFIPVNKNLWSLSYVTTLACFAYVLLVLVYYAVDVKKWWSGAPFYYPGMNSILVYVGHEIFEEYFPFRWRMANSQSHAEHLTQNLVATSCWVFISYVLYRKKIFWKI
- the hgsnat gene encoding heparan-alpha-glucosaminide N-acetyltransferase isoform X1, whose product is MGKRKVRKSPKDASSVVGLKEGHKEMIPPEKYNGFSFAAIGLVVAVCVVPLTAEVSTSGHPHQKHIVLRMDTAFLTVNNELDTDLVVSWMSERCYQCLYQQLGVVHAGPSPGQPSSVDFVVSTQHEITVQLNSTPVNLELCTVPFHFGEHGNYSLWVKNLNDSSVVNCSIVTDADPVNSYIPILVASLIFAGLALVSAIGKAILGLDVVKGILFRIAGSMETERLINSELGSPGRPVAPVTDNILPPPPSPSKRLRSLDTFRGISLVIMVFVNYGGGRYWFFRHSSWNGLTVADLVFPWFVFIMGTSIALSVNSLLRAGSTRTSLLGKVVWRSLQLFIIGVFIINPNYCQGPLSWDNLRIPGVLQRLSWSYLVVACLDLLVARGHLDILTTDACWSPGLDILLYWPAWLCVLLLEIAWLCFTFLLPVPDCPTGYLGPGGIGDMGLYANCTGGAAGAIDRWLLGENHIYQNPSSRVIYATHMAYDPEGVLGSINSILMAFLGLQAGKIILHYRDLHRSIMSRFLIWGLFLGVISAVLTKCSTDQGFIPVNKNLWSLSYVTTLACFAYVLLVLVYYAVDVKKWWSGAPFYYPGMNSILVYVGHEIFEEYFPFRWRMANSQSHAEHLTQNLVATSCWVFISYVLYRKKIFWKI